Sequence from the Maribellus comscasis genome:
GACTTTCAAACAGTTTGACGATGTTATCGGAATCAGCGGCGCCTGGACTTCCATGTTATATAAGGGAAATAAAGTTCTGGCGTATGAACGTCCGCTCTGGCAAATTCCATATCGTTCGTTGTTACCGAAAAAAACGGAAAATTTACTGGTTGCAGGCCGTTGTTTTTGTTTTGAACAAGCATTGGTTGAAGACACACGTATAATCGGGACCTGCCTGATTACCGGACATGGAGCGGGTGCCGCTGCAGCAATAGCCGCGAATGACCGTGTAACAGTACGCGAAATCGACCGGCAAAAACTAAGGAAAACACTTGAGGAGCAAAATGTGTGGTTTGGCTAAACTGAAACCGGCAGCAAGCGGGTTTTAATTCGTCCTGCTGACTCACCGCATTAGGGGCCACAGATTGATAAAATCAAAAATGAAGCTGACAAAATCAAAATACATCCGCCGAATTTCAACCGCAGTGGCTGTTTTGCTGGCGTTACCCTTACAACTCGGTTTTTTTACCGGATTTTATATGTGGCTGAGCCCCTTTGTAATGCTCAACTCTCTGTTTCTTCTAAAATCGATGGTTTGGCTTAATATTCTGGGCTGGGGTATTTTGCTTGTTTCGTTTTTTCGAAACCGGTGGTTTTGCCGTTACATGTGCCCGGTAGGATTAGGCTGTGATTCATTTTCAAAATGGGGGAAACACTCCCGGACATTTGTAAAAAAAGTTCCCCGGCTTGGCAGATGGCTCGCTTTACTTTCTCTGGCTGCCGCGCTAACAGGCATCCCGCTTTTTACACTTCTGGATCCCCTGTCGGTTTTTAACGGTTTTTTTGCCGCTTTTGCATCAGACATTTCACTGGCTATTATTGCCTCTTTTATTGGTTTGCCCGTTCTGCTGGTCATTCATTTATTTCTCCCCGGAATTTGGTGCGGAAAACTTTGTCCGCTGGGTGGCCTTTTTGATGAACTCACTACCTGGCGAAAATGGATAATAAAAAAATTCCTGATAAAGAAAAATATAAGTACGGAGCAAAATGTTGGCCGGCGTATGTTTATTGCTTCAGGCACCGGATTGCTTGCGGGTGTTTTTATTCCTCCGCTGTTACATGCAGAGCGCAAACAATTTTTCAGACCTCCGGCTTCGCTCCGGGGCAACTTATTTAACACCTTGTGTGTGCGTTGCGGCAGTTGCATAAAAGCG
This genomic interval carries:
- a CDS encoding 4Fe-4S dicluster domain-containing protein, producing the protein MKLTKSKYIRRISTAVAVLLALPLQLGFFTGFYMWLSPFVMLNSLFLLKSMVWLNILGWGILLVSFFRNRWFCRYMCPVGLGCDSFSKWGKHSRTFVKKVPRLGRWLALLSLAAALTGIPLFTLLDPLSVFNGFFAAFASDISLAIIASFIGLPVLLVIHLFLPGIWCGKLCPLGGLFDELTTWRKWIIKKFLIKKNISTEQNVGRRMFIASGTGLLAGVFIPPLLHAERKQFFRPPASLRGNLFNTLCVRCGSCIKACPSNIIIHHSGKKNITAWMTPEVSFENKGYCLEDCNLCGTVCPTGSISPFTLNAKKKLFIGSINIRLENCLLSDFKECDRCKSVCSYNAIQIVAAQNLMMKPLADLNKCVGCGACSAVCPTETISMIPLEKTTSSEEIPPKHL